In Lactuca sativa cultivar Salinas chromosome 5, Lsat_Salinas_v11, whole genome shotgun sequence, the DNA window ataaattcatttatCAATCGGAAGAAAGTTTGTAATTGCTATTCTCTGTCAATGCAATCGAGGGTCAAAAACCAATCGGaagtaactacaataatgattttaattccaatcgaaactcttcgagtacataatgtgttttctaaatcaacattTGTTCTATTTAacaaatgtgattttatgatttaagtaaaatgagtttgattattcaaaaaacctatgggttacggggcgggtttggatatttgctgattcggtggataaaggtatggtttgattattcaaaactctgcgggttacggagcgggtttggatcgggttttggaatttgttaaaagggtttggattaAGGTCAATTCAttccaaacccgccccattgtCATGTCTACTTTACAAGCTGTGAAATGTTTGTTGTTGGAGTCAAGAAAATGATTCAAaaattttttatcttttttattgGAGAAGGATTAAAATCACAAGTTCATAAGTAGGTGTTTTTGTATGGTTTACTTTTTTTCttattgttttataagttttaaataatatgttgctatttttctattattttataagtttaaaataatACGTTGCTAGTAAACAATCTAGTagtaagaaaagaaaaaaaaacaactaaTATAATTTCAAAAACAATCTATTGATAAATTTATAACAAGACTGTCATCTAAAGCAAAATAAGTAAAATACAAAAACACAACAAAAACAACCATactataataattatttttagtGTAAGGGTctcaaatttttctttttttattttaatttttttggggGGAGGCCTCAAAACGGCTTGACGTGGGCGTTCCAATATCCCATTATCATGAACCGAtttatttcacaaataatattcAACATTAATAGATCTTAAAAACAGTCTTTACTGCATTTACATGGATAAATTTGGGTCCTTTTGTTCACACTTCCTTACAATTTGATGATATGACataaaaatttggcatgatgatgtatttgttttttttcccttttttttttttttgctattttgtTTACCATTTGTTTCTTAGCAGGTCATCCTtctataagtttaataataaatcCCATAGTTATTATAACATACTTATATTTTACATGCAAACAACTTACCAACAACAGATAACATCATAACACCCTAACCAGTCACTAGTCCGCGCCGGCGCCGGTGGTAACGCCACAGTAGGATTTGATCGCGCATTTGGATGCCTTTCCCTCCTCCGTGGTCACATACTTTAAGAATTCAATTTGATTAAAAGGCATGAATTGCAAATAGTGTTCTTCATCGTCCACCAATTTCTGAGGCACCTCCACTGTCGCCCTCATAAACGAAAATAGCCCCAACGAATTCCTAACAACTTCTTTCTCCGATGTTCTCATCGCCACTTGATGCACTGGCGCATGAATCCTCCCGTTACTCCATGCCTATTTCATACCACAAAATTAAAGCGTTTTAGAATTGCAAATGCGTAGGACCAGTGTCGGAGTATTACCATGAAGGGTTCTCCGGCTAAGACAATGAACGTTGATGGAGAGGGCTCAGGATATATCCACTCTCCATTTTTCATCTGGATCTCTAATCCTTTGAGGTCGTCGTCTAAAACTGCTAAGAAACTCTTGTCGGAGTGAGGGAAAAGACCCATAATGCCTTCTCCCTCACGTGGTGACCGATACTTCATGAATCTAGACAAGTACAACGTAGAGTCAATCAAACGGTCACATTCCTTGGCGTCAACCCCGTAGCTATCAAACACCATTCTCATCACGCAATGATCGATTTCTGATAACAGTTTCATGTACTCGAATGCAGTCTCGCTACAGCGTAAAAAATAGGAAATCAAATAATAAGGAAAAATAATCAAAATCAGAATTTTTGTCAAATCAGTCTCGTCGGTAATGGTTTCGGTTTTAGCCCGTTTCTTGACATAAAATAAGTATTTCCAATTACCCAATAGCAAATAATGGATCAGTTTTTTGTTACCAGAAGACTTTGTGGCCTGAAGGAAAGAGAAGATCAGTAAAGCTTTGGGTGCCTTCAATGGTGGCTCCACCTTTGATGCCGAAGTACTCCCAAAGAGGCATGGATGCATATTTCCCGTATCCGAAACCAAGGAGATCAGAAGTGTTCTTCACCTTGGTTTCCATAGGTAGATGAAACAAATCGTTAGCGAGCTCGAACATGGTGTCACGTAGATCTGAAGAGACTTTATCGGTGGCCAGGATGAAACAGCCGTAGTTTTCGAGGGCTCCCCGCACGGTGTGAGACGTTGATTGCCAAGCACCATTGCTACGGTTTAAGGTTTTTGTATTGAAGGTTATGACAGGAAGCTTGTTTGGGTTGGGAGCCATTGCTCTTTTTTTTTACTATGTTCATATATTCTTTTAGTCTCATATTTATATATGTTTCTTTTTgagttttcataaaataatagtcttcttattaaaataaatattttctttAACAAAATATCTATCATTACTATTTAaccaattaaaatatttaataatgaaattaaaTGTaagaaatgataaaaaaaaaaaaaaaaaaaaaaaaaacagtcattttattaataaaattaagaGTTATTAATGTTTCCTTAGACTACACTTTTCAAATCCCACAAAACTCAGTAAAACTCAGTGATGTCATATATTACTTTACCatacttttgttttttttcttttttttaattgaaCAAAATGTATTTTAGTTAAGAAACAATTTTTTTCCGTTTTTTAGTTGAATAAAAtgtaattaactaaaaaaatttattaatttaattgaAACAATTAcatttctaaaaacaaaaaaaaaaaacattaaaatcctaaaaacaacaaaaataacataaaatcgaTTGCAATCCTAAAAACGATTACTACTTGTAATATTCTTTCATGATGTCCGCTTGAGGCTTCAAATCCATATCGCGTTTGTCTCCGTGGAGGTGATCGAAAGACTTTGTAAAAAATTTCATATCCCAACTTTTTTGCTTCTCCTTTCGAGCTCCGTTGCTTTTTATCTCTTGATCTTTGTTCTCTTCCGAC includes these proteins:
- the LOC111910124 gene encoding deoxypodophyllotoxin synthase, which produces MAPNPNKLPVITFNTKTLNRSNGAWQSTSHTVRGALENYGCFILATDKVSSDLRDTMFELANDLFHLPMETKVKNTSDLLGFGYGKYASMPLWEYFGIKGGATIEGTQSFTDLLFPSGHKVFCETAFEYMKLLSEIDHCVMRMVFDSYGVDAKECDRLIDSTLYLSRFMKYRSPREGEGIMGLFPHSDKSFLAVLDDDLKGLEIQMKNGEWIYPEPSPSTFIVLAGEPFMAWSNGRIHAPVHQVAMRTSEKEVVRNSLGLFSFMRATVEVPQKLVDDEEHYLQFMPFNQIEFLKYVTTEEGKASKCAIKSYCGVTTGAGAD